The sequence below is a genomic window from Flagellimonas marinaquae.
AAACAAAATAGTGTAGATATTTTTTGTTTTCATAGTACATATATATTCTTAGGTTTCATTTAAATATTTAAACCATCATTATAAAAACTTTTTCCACCAGAATTTACCTGTCATACAAAAGTCTACATTCAAACACCCGAATAACTCGAACGTTAAATGTAAACATTAAGCCTCAGCATTATTTACAAAGACTTGTTAAAACCCTTTACCGGGATGAAAAAAATACCGATAAGAAATGTACTTTAAAAATTCTAAGTGCCGTTCAGGTAATCCTGCAAAAAAATACGAACTTCATCAATACATGTTAAACCCGAATCTGGTCGAGGTTGCCGATATCCATTTAAAAGGAAGATTCGATTCTTGGCTGGCATAATTAAAAATAATCGAATGACCGAAATTAGAGATTATATCGACCATATTTCCCCAATGAACGAAGGTGACTGGGATTTTTTCTCCTCAAAATTAAAGAAAGTACAATTTGACAAGAATTCCACAATATTGGAGTTGGGGAAAATAGAAAAGCATTTATCATTTATCTCCAAAGGGATAATCCGCCTTTATATTCCAACAGAGGAATCGGATGTAACTTTCGGTTTTTTATTCGAAAACGAATTTGTTACCGCTTACGATTCCTTTTTGACCCAAACTCCTTCCGAATACGAAATGGAAACATTGACAGAGTCCGTTTTATGGCAGATTTCCCACAAAGACCTACAAGAGGTATATGATAAAACAGAGAACGGAAATATTATTGGAAGAAGAATGGCCGAAAATATGTTTTTGATAAAATCAAAAAGAGAACTTTCATTTCTAAGCAAATCCGCAGAGGAAAGATATCTGGACCTATTCATGGAAAGGCCTCGGTTATTACGTCAAATACCCCTAAAATATATTGCCTCCTACATTGGCGTTACGCCTCAGGCATTGAGCAGAATACGAAAACGCATTACTTAACTTGGGTTCATTTTTTTTACATCTGTGTTCCAGACCTTTGTGCTTTATTGATTTATACTCTTATGAAACCATTGATTGTTCTTTTATTCAGCTTTACGATCTCTTTATTGATCATCAAAATCACAAACAGGACATATGATTTTAAATTATCGGGTAGAATTGCGATGTCCATAATGCTCGTGTTTACAGCAATTGGTCATTTTGCATTTACCAAAGGTATGTCCATGATGATACCCAAGTTTATTCCCTACAAAGAAACCTTTGTTCACTTAACCGGAATATTTGAGATTATACTAGCGATAGGTCTTCTTGTTCCCCGTGTTAAGCATATATCTGGTTGGGCCCTTATTATTTTTCTGATACTGATGTTGCCTGCCAATATTGTTGCCGCTTTGAACAAAGTGGACTATCAAAATGCCACATTGGACGGTAATGGGTTATCTTATCTGTGGTTTCGAATTCCTTTACAATTGCTGTTTATTATTTGGACCTATATGAGTACAATTAAAATATAACCTTTTATACCCACCTAACCCTTCACTACATTGGTGGCCATACCTAATTAAAAACAAAGTATAGGTTTTAAAGCCATATACACGTCTATCTTACTCTTGCTTGGCAATCACCCTTTGAGCATAAGAATAAATGCGATCGAATTGTTCTTCCAGCCCCATATCACTATTATCAAACTCAATGGCATCCTTGGCCTTGGTCAACGGGGAAATACTTCGTGTAGAATCGATACGGTCGCGGTCCTCAACATTTTTAAGTACTTCGGCGTAAGTTACTTCCTCTCCTTTTACCAAAAGCTCCTTGTAACGGCGTGTGGCGCGGGTCTCCGGAGAAGCTGTCATGAACAGCTTTAATTCTGCATTGGGAAAAACAACGGTACCAATGTCACGACCATCCATTACAACTCCTTTATCCTTGCCCATTTCCTGTTGCATTTTCACCAACTTCTCCCGTACTTCCTTAATTGCCGCTATTTGGCTTACAAAACCTGAAACCCGCATTTTTCGGATTTCCTGTTCAACATTTACGTTGTTCAGAAACATATCCGAACGTCCAGTTTCCCTGTTGGGCACAAATTTTAGTTTTACCTCCGATAGTTGGGCAATCAAATCGGCCTGTTTTACCTCTCCTGCTTCGGTGATCAGCCCTTGATTTAAGGCAAAAAGGGTCACGGCGCGGTACATGGCACCAGTATCCACATAAATATATTGCAAGCTAGCGGCCAACCTTTTGGCGATGGTGCTTTTTCCTGTAGAGGAATAACCATCTATGGCTATCGTAATTTTTCCCATGCATCAAAAATAGGCAGAAATACATGTACTGTTCCTACCTATTTTAAATTTTCAATTATAGGGTCTTGGCGTTCTTTACTTTTTGTTTGGTGATCGCCAGGTCTATCACTTCGCTCATATCCGTTACGTAGTGAAATGTAAGCCCTTTAAGGTAGTCTTCCTTAATTTCCTCTATATCCTTTTTGTTGTCTGCACAAAGAATAATTTCTTTGATCTTGGCCCTTTTAGCAGCTAAAATCTTCTCTTTTATCCCACCAACGGGCAACACTTTTCCCCTTAGGGTGATCTCACCTGTCATGGCCAAACTCTTTTTTACCTTGCGCTGTGTAAATAGCGACACCAAAGAAGTTAGCATGGTAATACCGGCACTTGGACCATCTTTAGGGGTGGCACCCTCGGGCACGTGTATATGTACATTGTACTTGTCAAAAACCGTGGGGTCAATACCATAAGTCTCCGCGTTCGATTTAATATATTCCATGGCAATGGTTGCGGACTCCTTCATTACTTTACCCAAATTCCCTGTAATGTTCATGACTCCCTTTCCTTTGGAAAGTATGGATTCGATGAACAGAATGTCCCCGCCAACGCTTGTCCAGGCCAACCCTGTGACCACACCGGCAACATCGTTGTTTTCGTACTTATCACGCTCCAATCGTGCTGGGCCCAATATTTTTTCAACGTCCTCGTTGGTCATGGTTATGTTGTACTCTTCTTCCATTGCGATGGATTTTGCGGCAAACCTCACTACTTTGGCTATTTGTTTTTCCAAACTGCGCACTCCGGATTCCCGAGTATAGCCCTCCACTATCTTCTCCAATTGACGCTTTCCGATTTTCAAATCTTTTTTGGAAAGGCCATGTTCCTCCAATTGTTTGGGCAATAAGTGTCTTTTAGCGATCTCCACCTTTTCTTCGATAGTGTAACCTGTAACGTTAATGATCTCCATTCTATCGCGCAATGCAGGCTGAATGGTGGACAAATTATTTGCCGTTGCAATGAACATGACTTTGGACAAGTCATAGCCCATTTCCAAGAAGTTGTCATGGAACTCGCTATTCTGTTCGGGATCCAACACCTCCAACATAGCAGATGAGGGATCACCTTGGTGGCTGCTCGCCAATTTATCTATCTCGTCCAAAATAAACACCGGATTGGATGTCCCTGCCTTCTTCAAACTCTGGATGATCCTACCGGGCATGGCACCGATATAGGTTTTTCGGTGTCCGCGAATTTCCGCTTCATCCCGCAGTCCGCCCAAGGACATGCGTACATATTCTCTACCCAAGGCCTCCGCCACGGATTTACCCAGGGAAGTTTTACCAACACCGGGAGGTCCATATAAACAGAGAATGGGCGATTTCATATCGTTACGAAGTTTTAGAACGGCCAAATATTCAATTATTCGTCGTTTAACGTCTTCCAAACCATAGTGGTCTCTGTCCAAAATTTGCTGGGCACGTTTTAGGTCAAACTTATCTTTGGAGAACTCGTTCCATGGTAAATCCAACAAAAGGTCCAAGTAATTACGTTGAATGGAGTACTCCGCCACTTGGGGGTTCATGCGCTGCATTTTGGCCAATTCCTTTTCAAAATGCTCCTTTACTTTTTTGCCCCATTTTTTCTTTTTGGCCTTTTCGGCCATTTCGTCCACTTCTTCCTCGTAAGACAGTCCCCCCAACTCCTCTTGGATGGTCTTCATTTGTTGATGAAGAAAATACTCGCGTTGTTGTTGGTCCATATCGCTACGTACCTTGCTTTGGATATCGTTGCGCAGTTCCAACTTTTGAAGTTCCATGTTCATGTACTTCAATGTGGCCAAGGCCCTTTCCTTAAGGTCGGGAATTTCCAATAGCTGTTGTTTTTCGTTAACAGCCAGATTAAGGTTGGAAGACACAAAATTGATCAAGAAGGAATTACTCTGAATATTTTTTATGGCAAAGGTGGCCTCGCTGGGAATATTTGGGTTGTCCTTAATGATCTTAAAGGCCAGTTCCTTGATAGAGTCGATGATCGCCTCGAATTCTGTGCTCTTTTCGTCCGGCCGTTGCTCCATGGCCTCACTTACTTTCGCCGTGATATATGGTTTTTCGGTTAGAACGGCATCGATTTTAAATCTTTTCTTTCCCTGTATGATCACCGTTGTGTTTCCATCCGGCATTTGAAGCACACGTAAAATTCGGGCCACGGTACCCACGGTATTGATATCCTCAGGACCGGGGTTTTCCACACTTTCGTCCTTTTGGGACACCACACCAATGGTCTTGGAACCGTTGTTGGCATCTTTGATCAAATTAATGGATTTATCCCTACCAGCGGTAATCGGGATCACCACACCGGGAAACAACACGGTATTTCTAAGAGGCAGTACCGGCAAGGTTTCCGGCAAGCTCTCCCTATTCATTTGTTCTTCGTCCTCAGGGGTAAGCAACGGTATCAATTCCGCATCCTCATCCAATCCCTGTAAATCTATGTTGTCAAATTTGGTAATTTTCATCTCTCCCATATCATCTTTTCGGTCATTTTGTCAGCATCGACAAATAACCCATATTTTTATTCAACACTACAACCTTTGCAAACCGCTCAAAATCAATATTTACAGCTGGTTAAAGGTTTATTATCATCCTTTAAAAGGCAATTCCTGTGCCATTAAAAATCAAATATTAATAAAAAAGTGTAACAATTGGTAAATTGGGTAATCTATAAGACAAACCATTCATTTTTTGAGCCAACAAAATGAACATATTGACACACTGCTCAAATTGTGCATGCAGGGAAAGCAAAATGCACAGCTAGAGATTTACAACCGCTATTACAAAGCAATGTACAACACTGCTTTTAGGATTGTAAAACACTCGGCAGAGGCTGAAGATGTGATGCAGGAATCGTTCCTGAGCGCATTTACCAAACTGCATACGTTTAAAGGGGACGTCACCTTTGGGGCATGGTTAAAGCGGATTGTGATCAATAACAGTATTTATCATTACAAAAAGCAGCAGAAAAAACAGGCTGTGGATCTGGATGATGTAATGTACAAGGTCGAAGATAATGATGGAGTTGCTTCGGATCAAAATGGTTATACGGAACTGAAGGCTCAAAAAGTGATGGAAACCATGAAAAGTTTGAAAGACAATTACAGAGTTTCTTTGACCTTACATTTAATTGAAGGGTATGATTACGAAGAAATCAGTGAAATAATGAACATTAGCTATGCTAATTGTAGAACCACAATTTCCAGGGCCAAACAGAGCCTTAGAAAAAAGTTGACCGTAAATGCTTAGATATGAAGAAGGATAATTTAGATAGTTTGTTCGAAAGACTCCAAGGGGAGTTCGATGTAGCAGAGCCACAAAATGGGCACCAAGAACGGTTTTTGGATAAATTGAACCAAAGCCAGGGCACTATTGCCCTGAACAAAAAAAGACCCTCTTGGTGGAAACATCTTTCCATCGCGGCATCGATCGCCCTTGTAGCGGTTTTGGGATATAAAACGTTTGGTCCAGACCCCAGTATAAAACAGCAAGTTGTAGAAATTGCACCGGAAGTTTCGCAGACGGAGTTCTACTTTGCCAATCTTATCGAGGAACAAGTAAAGGAACTACAGGACGAAAAAACTCCCGAAACAGCACAACTAGTGGATGACACCATGACACAGCTGGAACGATTGGACAAAGACTATAAATCCCTACAGCAGGACCTGATCAACGGTGGCG
It includes:
- a CDS encoding Crp/Fnr family transcriptional regulator, coding for MTEIRDYIDHISPMNEGDWDFFSSKLKKVQFDKNSTILELGKIEKHLSFISKGIIRLYIPTEESDVTFGFLFENEFVTAYDSFLTQTPSEYEMETLTESVLWQISHKDLQEVYDKTENGNIIGRRMAENMFLIKSKRELSFLSKSAEERYLDLFMERPRLLRQIPLKYIASYIGVTPQALSRIRKRIT
- a CDS encoding DoxX family protein, translated to MKPLIVLLFSFTISLLIIKITNRTYDFKLSGRIAMSIMLVFTAIGHFAFTKGMSMMIPKFIPYKETFVHLTGIFEIILAIGLLVPRVKHISGWALIIFLILMLPANIVAALNKVDYQNATLDGNGLSYLWFRIPLQLLFIIWTYMSTIKI
- the cmk gene encoding (d)CMP kinase, with the protein product MGKITIAIDGYSSTGKSTIAKRLAASLQYIYVDTGAMYRAVTLFALNQGLITEAGEVKQADLIAQLSEVKLKFVPNRETGRSDMFLNNVNVEQEIRKMRVSGFVSQIAAIKEVREKLVKMQQEMGKDKGVVMDGRDIGTVVFPNAELKLFMTASPETRATRRYKELLVKGEEVTYAEVLKNVEDRDRIDSTRSISPLTKAKDAIEFDNSDMGLEEQFDRIYSYAQRVIAKQE
- the lon gene encoding endopeptidase La: MGEMKITKFDNIDLQGLDEDAELIPLLTPEDEEQMNRESLPETLPVLPLRNTVLFPGVVIPITAGRDKSINLIKDANNGSKTIGVVSQKDESVENPGPEDINTVGTVARILRVLQMPDGNTTVIIQGKKRFKIDAVLTEKPYITAKVSEAMEQRPDEKSTEFEAIIDSIKELAFKIIKDNPNIPSEATFAIKNIQSNSFLINFVSSNLNLAVNEKQQLLEIPDLKERALATLKYMNMELQKLELRNDIQSKVRSDMDQQQREYFLHQQMKTIQEELGGLSYEEEVDEMAEKAKKKKWGKKVKEHFEKELAKMQRMNPQVAEYSIQRNYLDLLLDLPWNEFSKDKFDLKRAQQILDRDHYGLEDVKRRIIEYLAVLKLRNDMKSPILCLYGPPGVGKTSLGKSVAEALGREYVRMSLGGLRDEAEIRGHRKTYIGAMPGRIIQSLKKAGTSNPVFILDEIDKLASSHQGDPSSAMLEVLDPEQNSEFHDNFLEMGYDLSKVMFIATANNLSTIQPALRDRMEIINVTGYTIEEKVEIAKRHLLPKQLEEHGLSKKDLKIGKRQLEKIVEGYTRESGVRSLEKQIAKVVRFAAKSIAMEEEYNITMTNEDVEKILGPARLERDKYENNDVAGVVTGLAWTSVGGDILFIESILSKGKGVMNITGNLGKVMKESATIAMEYIKSNAETYGIDPTVFDKYNVHIHVPEGATPKDGPSAGITMLTSLVSLFTQRKVKKSLAMTGEITLRGKVLPVGGIKEKILAAKRAKIKEIILCADNKKDIEEIKEDYLKGLTFHYVTDMSEVIDLAITKQKVKNAKTL
- a CDS encoding RNA polymerase sigma factor, producing the protein MSQQNEHIDTLLKLCMQGKQNAQLEIYNRYYKAMYNTAFRIVKHSAEAEDVMQESFLSAFTKLHTFKGDVTFGAWLKRIVINNSIYHYKKQQKKQAVDLDDVMYKVEDNDGVASDQNGYTELKAQKVMETMKSLKDNYRVSLTLHLIEGYDYEEISEIMNISYANCRTTISRAKQSLRKKLTVNA
- a CDS encoding DUF3379 domain-containing protein yields the protein MKKDNLDSLFERLQGEFDVAEPQNGHQERFLDKLNQSQGTIALNKKRPSWWKHLSIAASIALVAVLGYKTFGPDPSIKQQVVEIAPEVSQTEFYFANLIEEQVKELQDEKTPETAQLVDDTMTQLERLDKDYKSLQQDLINGGDSKIILSAMITNFQTRIDLLKEVLSQIENIKNLNSQNDESFTI